A window of the Azospirillum formosense genome harbors these coding sequences:
- a CDS encoding Lrp/AsnC ligand binding domain-containing protein, with product MQTIFVMVKCELGKAYQVADQAVQDIEQVSEVHSISGQYDLLMKCYLPQDLDIGRFVTENIQTLTGVRDTFTLIAYKAFA from the coding sequence ATGCAGACCATCTTCGTCATGGTCAAGTGCGAGCTGGGAAAGGCCTATCAGGTCGCCGATCAGGCCGTTCAGGACATCGAGCAGGTGTCGGAGGTGCATTCCATCTCCGGGCAGTATGATCTGCTGATGAAGTGTTATCTGCCCCAGGATCTGGACATCGGTCGATTCGTGACCGAGAACATCCAGACCCTGACCGGAGTGAGGGACACCTTCACCCTCATCGCCTACAAGGCCTTCGCCTGA
- a CDS encoding peptidylprolyl isomerase → MVALFATFFFAQGEAKALDPENTLYLDLKDGRVVIELRPDLAPNHVARIKELTRQGFYNGVVFHRVIDGFMAQTGDPTGTGTGGSGKKLKAEFSNEPHVRGTLSMARTPDPDSADSQFFICFAPASFLDKQYTVWGKVVEGMEFVDKIKKGSQSRNGQVSDPDKIVKMQVAADAK, encoded by the coding sequence ATGGTGGCCCTGTTCGCCACTTTCTTTTTCGCTCAGGGGGAGGCCAAGGCCTTGGATCCGGAAAACACCCTCTACCTCGACCTCAAGGACGGCCGCGTGGTCATTGAACTGCGCCCCGACCTGGCACCGAACCACGTCGCCCGCATCAAGGAGCTGACCCGTCAGGGCTTCTACAACGGCGTCGTCTTCCACCGTGTGATCGACGGCTTCATGGCCCAGACCGGCGACCCGACCGGCACCGGCACCGGCGGCTCCGGCAAGAAGCTGAAGGCCGAGTTCAGCAACGAGCCGCATGTCCGCGGCACGCTGTCGATGGCCCGCACGCCGGACCCGGACAGCGCCGACAGCCAGTTCTTCATCTGCTTCGCCCCGGCCTCGTTCCTGGACAAGCAGTACACCGTCTGGGGCAAGGTCGTCGAAGGCATGGAGTTCGTCGACAAGATCAAGAAGGGCAGCCAGTCCCGCAACGGTCAGGTCAGCGACCCGGACAAGATCGTCAAGATGCAGGTTGCCGCCGACGCCAAGTAA
- a CDS encoding YdbL family protein — MKRMFAAAGLVLALALSGPATAPAQDALGAAKAAGQIGERPDGLVGAVPGAPAAAAQLAEQVNAQRIARYREIAGSNGTSVDQVQALAGKQLIERTPAGQYVLSGGRWIRK, encoded by the coding sequence ATGAAGCGCATGTTTGCCGCCGCCGGGCTGGTCCTGGCGCTCGCCCTGTCGGGTCCCGCGACGGCGCCGGCCCAGGACGCCCTGGGCGCCGCCAAGGCCGCCGGGCAGATCGGCGAGCGGCCGGACGGGCTGGTCGGGGCGGTCCCCGGCGCGCCGGCCGCCGCGGCCCAGCTCGCCGAGCAGGTCAACGCCCAGCGCATCGCCCGCTACCGCGAGATCGCCGGCAGCAATGGAACGTCGGTGGATCAGGTGCAGGCGCTGGCCGGAAAGCAGCTGATCGAACGCACCCCCGCCGGCCAGTATGTGCTGTCGGGCGGGCGCTGGATCCGCAAGTAA
- the lptD gene encoding LPS assembly protein LptD has product MSQLPSRHARRARATSPKMHRPLDRRSLVLRSGIVALMAACGVVMADLADAQQPPAPAPQANAAPPVGQDQNGRLEVVVPSPGPSDGKLQDPPVLLGADSVTFDEANSLVTASGNVELSQGARSVHADTITYNQQTKVVIAAGNVRLVEPSGDILFSSYAELTDDMRDAFVENVRVLMTDNSRMAGTEGERRGGRLIRLNRAVYSPCDLCKTDPTRAPVWQIRAARVVQDNEDHEVRYRDAFMEMFGVPFFYTPYLSHPDPTVDRRSGFLTPSFRNNSTLGFGVISHYYWDITPDQDATFDVGGYSSQGLFLGGQYRKRFENGRLQLDVSGTRGEIPNGTLKDADDRRWRGHAFATGLFDIDETWRWGFNLKRASDELYLRRYFNIRDEVLTSRAFVEGFNGRNYAAVNAYSFQDLRWGNAVQEPYVLPEARYNALGEPGSLMGGRWSLDSSLLAVARPGSSGPDTQRLAMQPGWQRDIYSNLGFVTTVEGSVLLAGYTAQRFDPNDPAGTGNDSVQRLRFFPQATTTVRYPFVRYGESNFQTIEPIGQISVSPKVDNDPAFPNEDSLDVEFDEINLLMPNRFTGIDRLDGGLRATYGLRTTFQGYKTGSASLFVGQSFRADDTENFRGGSGLDKKSSDYVGRLDLRPADWLDLNYGFRIDHDTLKPRRHSVNASAGVPLLRLYGTYTYVDQTENPYVVERNEVEQGSLTLASQVSQHWSFSLSHSQAFRPDAGPRSSAGVLRYQDECLTFETIAQRDYTTIQNGEQEGNTIFFRFVFKNVGEFRTPGISAGFLGPSGASN; this is encoded by the coding sequence ATGTCCCAGCTCCCGTCCCGACATGCCCGGCGCGCCCGCGCCACCAGCCCGAAGATGCACCGCCCGTTGGACCGCCGGTCGCTGGTCCTGCGATCCGGCATCGTCGCCCTGATGGCCGCCTGCGGCGTCGTCATGGCCGATCTGGCCGACGCGCAGCAGCCTCCCGCTCCGGCGCCCCAGGCGAACGCCGCGCCGCCGGTTGGGCAGGACCAGAACGGACGGCTCGAAGTCGTCGTTCCATCGCCTGGGCCGTCGGACGGCAAGCTGCAGGACCCCCCGGTCCTTCTGGGAGCGGACTCGGTCACGTTTGACGAGGCGAACAGCCTCGTCACGGCGTCGGGCAACGTGGAGCTGTCGCAAGGCGCGCGGTCCGTCCACGCCGACACGATCACCTACAACCAGCAGACCAAGGTGGTCATCGCCGCCGGCAACGTCCGTCTGGTCGAGCCATCGGGCGACATCCTGTTCTCCAGCTACGCGGAACTGACCGACGACATGCGCGACGCGTTCGTCGAAAACGTCCGCGTGCTGATGACCGACAACAGCCGTATGGCCGGAACCGAAGGCGAGCGGCGCGGCGGGCGCCTGATCCGCCTGAATCGCGCCGTTTACAGCCCCTGCGATCTCTGCAAGACCGATCCGACCCGCGCGCCGGTCTGGCAGATCCGCGCCGCCCGTGTGGTGCAGGACAACGAGGATCACGAGGTCCGCTACCGCGACGCCTTCATGGAAATGTTCGGCGTTCCATTCTTCTACACCCCGTATCTCTCCCACCCCGATCCGACTGTGGACCGGCGCTCGGGTTTCCTGACGCCCAGCTTCCGCAACAACTCGACTCTCGGTTTCGGCGTCATCTCCCACTATTACTGGGACATCACGCCCGATCAGGATGCGACGTTCGACGTTGGCGGCTATTCAAGCCAGGGCCTGTTCCTCGGCGGCCAGTACCGCAAGCGTTTCGAGAACGGGCGGCTGCAGCTCGACGTGTCGGGAACGCGGGGCGAAATTCCCAACGGCACGCTGAAGGACGCCGACGACCGGCGCTGGCGCGGCCACGCCTTCGCCACCGGCCTGTTCGACATCGACGAGACATGGCGCTGGGGCTTCAACCTGAAGCGGGCCAGCGACGAGCTGTATCTGCGCCGTTACTTCAACATCCGCGACGAGGTGCTGACCAGCCGGGCCTTCGTCGAAGGCTTCAACGGCCGCAACTACGCCGCGGTCAACGCATACAGCTTCCAGGATCTGCGCTGGGGCAACGCGGTGCAGGAACCCTACGTGCTGCCCGAGGCGCGCTACAACGCGCTGGGCGAGCCGGGCAGCCTGATGGGAGGGCGCTGGTCCCTGGACAGCAGCCTTCTGGCCGTCGCCCGGCCGGGCAGCAGTGGTCCGGACACCCAGCGTCTGGCCATGCAGCCGGGCTGGCAGCGCGACATCTACTCCAATCTCGGTTTCGTCACTACGGTTGAAGGAAGCGTCCTGCTGGCCGGCTACACCGCCCAGCGGTTCGATCCGAACGACCCGGCCGGAACCGGCAATGACAGCGTGCAGCGTCTCCGCTTCTTCCCGCAGGCCACGACGACGGTCCGCTACCCCTTCGTCCGCTACGGCGAGAGCAACTTCCAGACCATCGAGCCCATTGGTCAGATCAGCGTGTCGCCGAAGGTGGACAACGATCCGGCCTTCCCGAACGAGGACAGCCTCGACGTCGAGTTCGACGAGATCAACCTGCTGATGCCCAACCGCTTCACCGGCATCGATCGTCTGGACGGCGGCCTTCGCGCCACCTACGGCCTGCGCACGACGTTCCAGGGCTACAAGACGGGGTCGGCCAGCCTGTTCGTCGGTCAGAGCTTCCGCGCCGACGACACCGAGAATTTCCGCGGCGGATCGGGCCTCGACAAGAAGTCGTCCGATTATGTCGGCCGCCTCGACCTGCGACCGGCGGACTGGCTGGACCTGAACTACGGCTTCCGCATCGACCACGACACGCTGAAGCCGCGCCGCCATTCGGTCAACGCATCGGCCGGCGTGCCGCTGCTCCGCCTCTACGGCACCTACACCTACGTGGACCAGACGGAGAACCCCTACGTCGTGGAGCGGAACGAGGTCGAGCAAGGCAGCCTCACCCTGGCGTCGCAGGTCTCGCAACACTGGTCGTTCAGCCTGTCGCATTCCCAGGCGTTCCGTCCCGATGCGGGCCCGCGCTCCAGCGCCGGCGTGCTCCGCTATCAGGACGAATGCCTGACCTTCGAGACCATCGCCCAGCGCGACTACACCACCATCCAGAACGGCGAGCAGGAAGGGAACACCATCTTCTTCCGCTTCGTGTTCAAGAATGTGGGCGAGTTCCGCACGCCGGGCATCAGCGCCGGGTTCCTCGGCCCGTCCGGGGCCAGCAACTGA
- a CDS encoding YdbH domain-containing protein produces the protein MRQQGVRRLRRWLVLVKLALIGGAVALAVEHRADLAGAAATQALRRAGFPDAAVTVTELSLEQTRAMVRLDRQGTVGGALTLRHPLEAVREGRIERLDLADARLRLDVAKDGSLRIAGYPLTGSAAAGGDAGATDGGTFAIPIDTIQLGDTAVSLVTPRGTANGTLRLTMTRDGALHRGQATLIAPAKGLPVLTHWTGAGTIAETVGTLTAKARLTWDGTAMKAQGDLLLADLAGRFGPVSAGGINGVLSLPSLFPPVVAPGQTLAVKLLDVGLPLTDGTVRFGYGTKGRLSVERAEWHWAGGVLRADPFAIDPVAPRGTVTLRAERVHLGPMLAMVAVDGLEASGTVSGRLPVRIGSDTVHLDGGLLEADAPGTLRYDPENPPGFLKGEEGSPTALLMGALTDFRYDTLTATVDGQAGGELAVGIAIRGSNPAFYDGYPVALNLKVSGALDRILRQSLDTYRIPETVRDRMTEFQRKNP, from the coding sequence GTGCGGCAGCAAGGCGTGCGGCGGTTGAGACGATGGCTGGTTCTGGTGAAGCTGGCGCTGATCGGCGGGGCGGTCGCCCTTGCCGTCGAGCACCGGGCCGATCTGGCCGGCGCTGCCGCCACCCAGGCGCTGCGCCGCGCCGGCTTCCCGGACGCCGCCGTGACGGTGACCGAGCTGTCGCTGGAGCAGACCCGCGCCATGGTCCGCCTGGACCGGCAAGGGACGGTCGGGGGCGCCCTCACCCTGCGCCACCCGCTGGAGGCCGTTCGGGAGGGGCGAATCGAACGCCTGGATCTCGCGGACGCCCGTTTGAGGCTGGACGTGGCCAAGGACGGCAGCCTGCGCATCGCCGGGTATCCGTTGACCGGCTCCGCCGCGGCGGGAGGCGACGCCGGCGCGACGGACGGCGGGACCTTCGCGATTCCCATCGACACCATCCAGCTCGGCGACACAGCCGTGAGTTTGGTCACACCGCGGGGCACCGCCAACGGGACGCTGCGCCTGACCATGACCCGCGACGGCGCGCTGCATCGGGGGCAGGCGACCCTGATCGCCCCGGCCAAGGGCCTGCCGGTCCTGACCCATTGGACCGGCGCCGGCACGATCGCCGAGACGGTCGGCACCCTGACGGCCAAGGCCCGCCTCACCTGGGACGGCACGGCGATGAAGGCCCAGGGCGACCTGCTGCTGGCCGACCTCGCCGGGCGGTTCGGGCCGGTGTCGGCCGGCGGCATCAACGGCGTGCTCTCGCTGCCCAGCCTGTTCCCGCCGGTGGTGGCGCCTGGCCAGACGCTGGCGGTGAAGCTGCTCGACGTCGGGTTGCCGCTGACCGACGGGACCGTCCGCTTCGGCTACGGGACGAAGGGGCGGCTGAGCGTGGAGCGCGCCGAATGGCATTGGGCCGGCGGGGTGTTGCGGGCGGACCCCTTCGCCATCGACCCGGTGGCGCCGCGCGGGACCGTCACGCTGCGGGCGGAGCGCGTCCATCTCGGCCCCATGCTGGCGATGGTCGCGGTGGACGGGCTGGAGGCCAGCGGAACGGTCAGCGGGCGCCTGCCGGTGCGCATCGGGTCCGACACCGTTCATCTCGACGGCGGGCTGCTGGAGGCCGACGCTCCGGGCACCCTGCGCTACGACCCCGAAAATCCGCCCGGCTTCCTGAAGGGGGAGGAAGGCAGCCCGACGGCCTTGCTGATGGGGGCGCTGACTGACTTCCGCTACGACACGCTGACCGCCACCGTCGATGGCCAGGCCGGCGGCGAGCTGGCGGTCGGCATCGCCATCCGGGGCTCCAACCCGGCATTCTACGATGGCTATCCGGTCGCGCTTAATCTTAAGGTGAGCGGCGCGCTCGACCGGATTCTGCGGCAGAGCCTGGACACCTACCGCATCCCCGAGACGGTGCGCGACCGCATGACGGAGTTTCAACGAAAGAATCCATGA
- a CDS encoding glycosyltransferase — MTADLRARIGECRSALAAKPGDPAALAGLFGALDALGEPGTPEEAVARSAFGEALRRQGRAAEAEAHHRAALSWLPDFGGNHFNLGLTLQALGRAAEAAEAYGEAARLMPCFAPAPCNQGVLLRALGQREAAEAALRRAVALDPTLVPGWLNLGAVVQGHGRAEAVAGCYRNALTLRPDLAEAHANLGLLLKEAGWLAESLPSFERALTLGLPDAGGALAQLVQQMRHLGRWDGLAERSAQLGALVRGGATRQVHPWIFLGEGAGPAAELDCARRYADWRTRGIAAMPARRDTGPRGRLRIGYLSADYHEHATAALIAELIERHDRNRVEVVGYSYGSDDGGPMRRRLAAAFDLFVDLAACSHADAAARIRSDGVDILVDLKGYTQHARPEIAAHRPAPLQAQWLGYPGTMGAGFIDYVIGDPQVTPFDHQPFYTERIVQLPVCYQPNDRIRPIGPAPSRAACGLPDRGMVFCCFNAAYKITPDLFDRWCRLLRAVPDSVLWLLDSHPEASANLRREASCRGVAEDRLIFAPRRPPAEHLARHRLADLFLDTTPVGAHTTASDALWAGLPVLTVPGEGFASRVGASLLRAAGLPELAVRSLDEYEATALRLAGDPDGIARLKARLAAERGSAPLFDTDRFARALERAYATMWDIHAAGRPPRPFSVSDGG; from the coding sequence ATGACCGCCGACCTCCGCGCCCGTATCGGGGAGTGCCGCTCGGCGCTGGCCGCCAAGCCCGGCGATCCCGCGGCGCTGGCCGGGCTGTTCGGCGCGCTCGACGCGCTGGGCGAGCCCGGCACGCCGGAGGAGGCGGTGGCCCGCTCCGCCTTCGGCGAGGCGCTGCGGCGGCAGGGCCGGGCGGCCGAGGCCGAGGCGCACCATCGCGCGGCCCTGTCCTGGCTGCCCGATTTCGGCGGCAACCATTTCAATCTGGGCCTGACGCTCCAGGCGCTTGGCCGCGCCGCCGAGGCGGCGGAGGCCTATGGGGAGGCCGCGCGACTGATGCCGTGCTTCGCCCCAGCCCCGTGCAACCAGGGCGTCCTGCTGCGGGCGCTGGGGCAGCGGGAGGCGGCGGAGGCGGCGTTGCGCCGGGCTGTGGCGCTCGACCCCACGCTGGTTCCCGGCTGGCTCAACCTCGGCGCTGTGGTCCAGGGGCACGGCCGGGCGGAGGCCGTCGCCGGTTGTTACCGCAACGCCCTGACCCTGCGCCCCGATCTGGCCGAGGCCCACGCGAATCTCGGGCTGCTGCTCAAGGAGGCCGGATGGCTCGCCGAGAGCCTCCCGTCCTTCGAGCGCGCCCTAACGCTCGGCCTGCCCGACGCCGGCGGGGCGCTCGCCCAGCTGGTCCAGCAGATGCGGCATCTCGGCCGCTGGGACGGGCTGGCGGAGCGCTCGGCCCAGCTGGGCGCGCTGGTGCGCGGCGGCGCGACGCGGCAGGTTCATCCCTGGATCTTTCTCGGCGAGGGAGCCGGCCCGGCGGCGGAGCTGGACTGTGCCCGCCGCTACGCGGACTGGCGGACGCGGGGCATCGCCGCCATGCCCGCCCGCCGCGACACCGGCCCGCGCGGCCGGCTGCGCATCGGCTATCTGTCCGCCGACTACCACGAACACGCCACCGCCGCCCTCATCGCGGAGTTGATCGAGCGGCACGACCGGAACCGGGTCGAGGTCGTCGGCTACAGCTATGGGTCCGACGACGGCGGCCCGATGCGGCGCCGGCTGGCCGCCGCCTTCGACCTCTTCGTGGACCTTGCCGCTTGCTCCCACGCCGACGCGGCGGCGCGCATCCGGTCGGACGGAGTGGACATACTCGTGGACCTCAAGGGCTACACCCAGCACGCCCGGCCGGAGATCGCCGCCCACCGGCCCGCCCCGCTGCAGGCGCAGTGGCTGGGCTATCCCGGGACGATGGGCGCCGGCTTCATCGATTACGTGATCGGCGACCCGCAGGTCACGCCGTTCGACCACCAGCCCTTCTACACGGAGCGCATCGTCCAGCTCCCGGTCTGCTACCAGCCCAACGACCGAATCCGGCCGATCGGCCCGGCGCCGTCGCGCGCCGCCTGCGGCCTGCCGGATCGGGGCATGGTGTTCTGCTGCTTCAACGCCGCCTACAAGATCACCCCGGACCTTTTCGACCGGTGGTGCCGCCTGCTGCGCGCGGTGCCGGACAGCGTGCTGTGGCTGCTCGACAGCCATCCCGAGGCAAGCGCGAATCTGCGGCGGGAGGCGTCATGCCGCGGCGTGGCGGAGGACCGGCTCATCTTCGCCCCCCGACGCCCACCGGCGGAGCATCTGGCGCGCCACCGTCTGGCCGATCTGTTCCTGGACACCACGCCGGTCGGCGCCCACACCACGGCCAGCGACGCGCTGTGGGCCGGTCTGCCGGTTCTGACGGTGCCGGGGGAGGGGTTCGCGTCCCGCGTCGGGGCAAGCCTGCTTCGCGCCGCCGGTCTGCCCGAACTGGCGGTGCGCTCGCTCGACGAGTACGAGGCCACGGCCCTGCGGTTGGCCGGCGATCCGGACGGAATCGCCCGGCTGAAGGCGCGCCTTGCCGCGGAGCGGGGCAGCGCGCCGCTGTTCGACACCGACCGTTTCGCCCGTGCCCTGGAGCGCGCCTACGCGACGATGTGGGACATCCACGCAGCGGGCCGGCCGCCCCGCCCGTTCTCCGTTTCGGACGGGGGTTAA
- a CDS encoding YnbE family lipoprotein produces MRHTVQSRRVPTAALIAGLVAGLGACTPTVKVEAPDKPIEINLNIRIEQEVRVKVERDLEKAIADDPALFGLPPSQDSLGGAKGGKKP; encoded by the coding sequence ATGAGACACACGGTTCAAAGCCGGCGCGTCCCGACCGCCGCACTGATCGCCGGGTTGGTGGCCGGACTGGGCGCCTGCACCCCGACCGTCAAGGTCGAGGCACCCGACAAGCCCATCGAGATCAACCTGAACATCCGGATCGAACAGGAAGTCCGGGTGAAGGTCGAACGCGACCTCGAAAAGGCCATCGCGGACGATCCGGCCCTGTTCGGCCTGCCGCCGTCCCAGGACAGCCTGGGCGGCGCGAAGGGAGGGAAGAAGCCATGA
- a CDS encoding serine/threonine-protein kinase — MSLPAPRTPAPAGAPGPAGALDEAVLCHTLADHHGGPARMVIGIVLRQYLDGLVLTPTELIHNSRHLKALQVKVTLMESALGRIATVQARLPGQEAKARRRVLDNAVSETVAKARAAHTAFSGAGRGRTLIESILRGAPGTSPTGDAGFDLRAALSMKLEECRTWASKLDALIQLFPAERQEALSAALDELIGDVLASPAATQELFGSTPADGAPLITLCNLLFGRVPMDAFGPNRLGVLNGLFRQGRLPAARAMVLERLRRQLRAPQPLGRGTAEQEAELLRTVTGHLLSPAGLTGGPPMADALTVRYSRRLEQGGASAYRRSIVGLSETQPDLICRIHYLAAVSAVPAAERHMGEIVDALDAALKNELLVEKMVLQTPDTALVRQALTGAVEAIRASALAEHDRERIAARAASVVDEFARRGRLVQRLRQIEPLPRRRIIRLAELACAGLVGDDGALSVLRQHILETVRQPQFQAELAGSQGDDIAQAEIRRLYELLDRLSQMPLPSAKPSPPAAVEGAGASFEPCGATALPTVVAPAVRAVAPPLGVAAMTAAVTVQAPATGAAAGLCPACFVPKAPRETCRDCGYPVRVQNRAGIHLLPGTRLLGRYLVGRVLGQGGFGATYLGWDERLQIRVAVKEFYPANLVSRVAGSPGVVPFSDEHARGFSAGLAKFLEEARMLARLREVKEIVSVQDFFEENETAYLVMELLDGRTLKRHVSDSGGRIVARQALTLLSPIIKALHAVHEQGLIHRDISPDNIFLTSGGERKLLDFGAARHAAGKSADLTVILKPGYAPPEQYAPDGKQGPWTDVYALCATIHYALTGRTPPDATSRFMNDRVPRLADSGATVPAGFEKVLLSGLSMRWQDRPRSMRDLLVALTAAMNGA, encoded by the coding sequence GTGTCATTGCCCGCCCCCAGGACACCCGCTCCAGCAGGGGCGCCCGGCCCCGCCGGCGCGCTCGACGAGGCGGTGCTGTGCCACACGCTCGCCGATCACCATGGCGGGCCGGCGCGGATGGTCATCGGCATCGTTCTGCGCCAGTATCTCGACGGTCTCGTGCTGACCCCGACGGAGTTGATCCACAACAGCCGGCATTTGAAGGCGCTCCAGGTCAAGGTCACGCTGATGGAATCCGCCTTGGGCCGGATCGCCACGGTTCAGGCCCGCCTGCCCGGCCAGGAGGCGAAGGCCCGACGCCGCGTTCTCGACAACGCGGTGTCGGAAACCGTGGCGAAGGCGCGCGCCGCCCACACCGCCTTCTCCGGCGCGGGGCGGGGGCGCACCCTGATCGAGTCCATCCTGCGCGGCGCGCCGGGAACGTCGCCGACCGGCGACGCCGGGTTCGATTTGCGCGCGGCGCTCTCCATGAAATTGGAGGAATGCCGGACCTGGGCATCGAAGCTCGACGCGCTGATTCAGCTGTTCCCGGCGGAGCGGCAGGAGGCGCTGTCCGCGGCGCTCGACGAGCTGATCGGCGACGTGCTGGCCTCGCCCGCCGCCACACAGGAATTGTTCGGAAGCACGCCGGCCGACGGGGCGCCGCTGATCACGCTGTGCAACCTGCTGTTCGGGCGCGTGCCGATGGACGCCTTCGGGCCGAACCGGCTTGGCGTTCTCAACGGCCTGTTCCGCCAAGGCCGCCTTCCCGCCGCCCGCGCCATGGTGCTGGAGCGGTTGCGGCGCCAGCTCCGGGCGCCGCAGCCGCTCGGCCGCGGCACGGCGGAGCAGGAGGCCGAGCTGTTGCGGACGGTGACGGGGCATTTGCTCTCACCGGCGGGGCTGACCGGCGGCCCCCCCATGGCCGATGCCTTGACCGTCCGCTACTCCCGTCGCCTGGAGCAGGGCGGGGCGAGCGCCTACCGGCGGTCCATCGTCGGGCTCAGCGAAACGCAGCCGGACCTGATCTGCCGAATCCATTATCTGGCCGCCGTTTCCGCGGTGCCCGCCGCGGAGCGGCACATGGGCGAGATCGTGGACGCGCTGGACGCCGCGCTGAAGAACGAGCTTCTGGTGGAGAAAATGGTGCTCCAGACGCCGGACACGGCGCTGGTGCGGCAGGCGCTGACCGGCGCGGTGGAGGCCATCCGCGCTTCGGCCCTGGCGGAGCACGACCGCGAGCGGATCGCCGCCCGCGCGGCGTCGGTGGTCGACGAGTTTGCCCGCCGGGGCCGCCTCGTCCAGCGTCTGCGTCAGATCGAACCGCTGCCGCGCCGCCGGATCATCCGGCTGGCCGAGCTGGCCTGCGCCGGTCTGGTCGGCGATGACGGAGCGCTTTCGGTGCTGCGCCAGCACATCCTGGAAACGGTCCGCCAGCCGCAGTTCCAGGCCGAGCTGGCCGGGTCCCAGGGCGACGACATCGCCCAGGCGGAAATCCGCCGCCTCTACGAGTTGCTGGACCGGCTGAGCCAGATGCCGCTGCCCTCGGCCAAGCCGTCCCCGCCAGCCGCGGTGGAAGGCGCCGGTGCGTCCTTCGAGCCCTGCGGCGCGACGGCGCTGCCGACCGTGGTGGCTCCGGCGGTCCGCGCCGTCGCTCCTCCGCTCGGCGTCGCCGCCATGACGGCCGCCGTAACGGTCCAGGCGCCGGCCACCGGCGCCGCCGCGGGCCTGTGCCCGGCCTGCTTCGTGCCGAAGGCGCCGCGCGAGACGTGCCGGGACTGCGGCTATCCGGTCCGCGTGCAGAACCGCGCCGGAATCCATCTGCTTCCGGGAACGCGGCTTCTCGGGCGCTATCTCGTGGGCCGGGTGCTCGGGCAGGGGGGCTTCGGCGCCACCTATCTCGGTTGGGACGAGCGGCTTCAGATCAGGGTCGCCGTGAAGGAGTTCTATCCGGCCAATCTGGTGTCCCGCGTCGCCGGATCACCGGGGGTCGTCCCTTTCTCCGATGAGCATGCGCGCGGCTTCTCGGCCGGGCTTGCGAAGTTCCTGGAGGAGGCGCGCATGCTCGCCCGCCTGCGGGAGGTGAAGGAGATCGTCAGCGTCCAGGACTTCTTCGAGGAGAACGAGACCGCCTACCTCGTGATGGAGCTTCTCGACGGACGGACCCTGAAGCGGCACGTCTCGGACAGCGGTGGGCGGATCGTCGCGCGCCAAGCGCTGACCCTGCTGTCGCCGATCATCAAGGCGCTGCACGCCGTGCACGAACAGGGGCTCATTCACCGGGACATCAGCCCCGACAACATTTTCCTGACGAGCGGCGGCGAGCGCAAACTGCTGGATTTCGGGGCCGCGCGCCACGCCGCGGGAAAGAGCGCCGACCTGACGGTGATCCTGAAGCCGGGCTACGCGCCGCCCGAGCAATACGCGCCGGATGGCAAGCAGGGGCCTTGGACGGACGTCTACGCGCTGTGCGCGACCATCCATTACGCGCTGACCGGCAGAACCCCGCCCGACGCCACCAGCCGCTTCATGAACGACCGGGTGCCCCGTCTTGCCGACAGCGGCGCCACCGTGCCGGCGGGATTCGAGAAGGTGCTGCTGAGCGGGTTGTCGATGCGCTGGCAGGACCGTCCGCGCAGCATGCGGGACCTCCTGGTGGCGCTGACCGCGGCGATGAACGGGGCCTGA